In a single window of the Gemmatimonadaceae bacterium genome:
- a CDS encoding type II toxin-antitoxin system HicB family antitoxin: MKYKIALHRSDEGFSASVPGLPGCWSQGKTEAEALKNIREAIRDYLAVRDDLLQDADVREVEVA; the protein is encoded by the coding sequence GTGAAATACAAAATTGCACTTCATCGCTCGGACGAAGGCTTTAGCGCTTCAGTGCCCGGCCTGCCCGGCTGTTGGTCACAGGGAAAGACCGAAGCTGAGGCTCTGAAAAATATTCGCGAGGCGATTCGCGACTATCTCGCTGTCCGCGACGATCTCCTTCAGGATGCCGATGTGCGCGAGGTAGAGGTGGCCTGA
- a CDS encoding glycoside hydrolase family 9 protein, which yields MTRLEAWRSSGTATVTFPAKPRPGNMRVLRVDMQLFRDAPAPTRSRLSSVNLRRAFDGEDWRAYNRLSLWIKAEVRGFPMLPLAIVLRNDGAEKVPDRYGREGTHHVTLENDKWTNVVWEIEPLARDRVTAIEIGYWVNKMLALPGDTVAFEIGRIELQQVTPDHHTGWNVAPGKIAFSHTGYLPHSRNTAIASDVTAARFELVRLPDGQRGRAFASFPVRPVQSRLGTFQEMDFSGWRLPGTYEIHVGDRKSRAFRIGDDAWDGTIWKTLNFFYGNRCGFDVPGSHPVDHLDWFATHGSGSIVMSGGWHDAGDLSQGTVNTGEAVYAMFALAERLRERGGDPALIARVLEEAKWGLDWVMRVRFPGGYRLYFASHNLWTNNVVGDEDDRTRAARNNPNVNYIAASAGAIAYRVLQDSEPTLAVRALAMAEDDWSHAIVGLESRETRDTPAFAATPVELAGIGATASLELYRATGNDKYADKAVELARVIVASQQKTPVGSAFPLAGFFWTGPDRDTLFHQFHRGNDQAPVVALVQLVETLPDHVDWMSWYAAVALYAEYQKRSATTTAPYNVLPAYVYRVGDEVREVPDSGAIHGATRAAYRAQVLQGMELGDGWYLRAFPVWFARRGNYGVLLSQAKALSAAARLRGDSAGMDLAYAQAQWIVGRNPFTQSTMYGEGYDWAQQYSVSSGDFVGSLPVGMQSRDTTDLPYWPSQNMYVYKEVWVHPSSRWLWLMSDLLGGPVASPARSGFDVSVTSHARQQLTIRVTVRDPAVRTLELRSDGLVVSRPSRRVTRRGRGPGVVEWRVRRVDPGAVWLAVVIPDGDVSRRREVPVTAPAP from the coding sequence ATGACGCGCCTGGAAGCCTGGCGCTCCTCGGGCACGGCCACCGTCACCTTCCCCGCTAAGCCCCGCCCCGGCAACATGCGCGTCCTTCGCGTGGACATGCAGCTGTTCCGCGACGCGCCGGCGCCCACGCGCAGCCGGCTGTCGTCCGTCAACCTCCGGCGCGCGTTCGACGGCGAGGACTGGCGCGCGTACAACCGCCTCTCCCTCTGGATCAAGGCCGAGGTCCGCGGCTTTCCGATGCTGCCGCTGGCGATCGTCCTGCGGAACGACGGCGCTGAGAAAGTGCCGGACCGCTACGGCCGCGAAGGGACCCACCACGTCACGCTCGAGAACGACAAGTGGACGAACGTCGTGTGGGAGATCGAGCCGCTCGCGCGCGACCGCGTCACGGCGATCGAGATCGGCTACTGGGTCAACAAGATGCTCGCGCTGCCGGGCGACACCGTCGCGTTCGAGATCGGCCGCATCGAGCTGCAGCAGGTCACGCCGGACCACCACACAGGCTGGAACGTCGCGCCGGGGAAGATCGCGTTCAGTCACACGGGCTACCTCCCGCATTCGCGCAACACGGCGATCGCAAGCGATGTCACCGCGGCCAGGTTCGAGCTCGTGCGTCTGCCCGACGGGCAGCGTGGGCGCGCGTTCGCCAGCTTCCCCGTGCGCCCGGTGCAATCCCGCCTCGGCACATTTCAGGAGATGGATTTCTCCGGCTGGAGACTGCCGGGCACTTACGAGATTCACGTCGGCGACAGAAAGTCGCGCGCCTTCCGCATCGGCGACGACGCGTGGGACGGCACGATCTGGAAGACGCTCAACTTCTTCTACGGCAATCGCTGCGGCTTCGACGTGCCCGGCTCACATCCCGTCGACCACCTCGACTGGTTCGCCACGCACGGCAGTGGCAGCATCGTCATGAGCGGCGGCTGGCACGACGCGGGCGACCTGTCGCAGGGCACGGTCAACACCGGCGAAGCGGTGTACGCGATGTTCGCGCTCGCGGAGCGCCTGCGCGAGCGCGGCGGCGATCCCGCGCTGATCGCGCGCGTGCTCGAGGAAGCGAAGTGGGGGCTCGACTGGGTGATGCGCGTGCGCTTCCCGGGCGGCTATCGCCTGTACTTCGCCAGCCACAACCTGTGGACCAACAACGTCGTCGGCGACGAGGACGATCGCACGCGCGCCGCGCGCAACAATCCCAACGTCAACTACATCGCGGCGAGCGCCGGCGCGATCGCGTACCGCGTGCTGCAGGACAGCGAGCCGACGCTCGCCGTGCGCGCGCTCGCGATGGCCGAGGACGACTGGAGTCACGCGATCGTGGGACTGGAATCGCGCGAGACGCGCGACACGCCCGCGTTCGCCGCGACTCCGGTCGAGCTCGCCGGCATCGGCGCCACCGCGTCGCTCGAGCTGTACCGCGCGACGGGCAACGATAAGTACGCGGACAAGGCGGTCGAGCTGGCGCGCGTGATCGTCGCGTCGCAGCAGAAGACGCCGGTCGGCTCGGCGTTCCCGCTGGCGGGCTTCTTTTGGACGGGGCCGGACCGTGACACGCTCTTCCACCAGTTCCACCGCGGCAATGACCAGGCGCCGGTCGTGGCACTCGTCCAGCTCGTCGAGACACTGCCCGATCACGTGGACTGGATGAGCTGGTACGCCGCGGTTGCGCTGTACGCTGAGTACCAGAAGCGGAGCGCGACGACGACCGCGCCGTACAACGTGCTCCCCGCGTACGTGTACCGCGTGGGCGACGAGGTCCGCGAGGTGCCGGACTCCGGCGCGATCCACGGCGCGACACGGGCGGCGTACCGCGCGCAGGTGCTGCAAGGGATGGAGTTGGGTGACGGCTGGTATCTGCGCGCGTTCCCGGTCTGGTTCGCGCGCCGCGGGAATTACGGCGTGCTGTTGTCGCAGGCCAAGGCGCTGTCCGCGGCCGCGCGTCTCCGGGGGGACAGCGCCGGGATGGATCTCGCCTACGCCCAAGCGCAGTGGATCGTCGGGCGCAACCCGTTCACGCAGAGCACGATGTACGGCGAGGGGTACGACTGGGCGCAGCAGTACAGCGTGTCGTCGGGCGATTTCGTGGGCTCGCTACCGGTGGGGATGCAGAGCCGCGACACGACCGACCTGCCCTACTGGCCGTCGCAGAACATGTACGTCTATAAGGAAGTGTGGGTGCACCCGAGCAGCCGGTGGCTGTGGCTGATGTCGGATTTGCTGGGCGGGCCGGTGGCGTCACCCGCGCGTTCGGGGTTTGACGTCAGTGTGACGTCACATGCGCGTCAGCAGCTGACGATCCGTGTGACGGTCAGGGATCCGGCGGTGCGGACGCTCGAGCTGCGGTCGGACGGGTTGGTCGTCAGCCGGCCGTCACGCCGAGTGACGCGGAGGGGACGCGGGCCGGGGGTGGTGGAGTGGAGGGTGCGGCGGGTGGATCCGGGTGCGGTTTGGCTGGCGGTCGTGATCCCGGACGGCGACGTCTCCCGGCGGCGGGAGGTGCCAGTTACTGCGCCTGCACCGTAA
- a CDS encoding ribbon-helix-helix protein, CopG family: protein MPKRPRYARIAITLPAPDLAAADDIAREQDRPRSWIIAEAVRRYAQVQASDRDSLAPAPPAEAAGLGSSRRAQLVADLRLTAEQRVRAAERTARAVPRPRRAAVRRVIVFDRYEDYLDWKRVEGALG from the coding sequence ATGCCCAAGCGCCCGCGTTATGCCAGGATCGCGATTACGCTGCCCGCGCCCGATCTAGCTGCCGCGGACGACATAGCGCGCGAGCAGGACCGGCCGCGGAGCTGGATCATCGCCGAAGCCGTGCGCCGGTACGCCCAGGTGCAGGCGTCCGACCGTGACTCGCTGGCGCCGGCTCCGCCGGCCGAGGCCGCGGGCCTGGGCAGCTCTCGCCGGGCCCAGCTCGTTGCCGACCTGCGGCTCACCGCTGAACAGCGGGTCCGCGCCGCCGAGCGGACTGCGCGGGCGGTACCGCGGCCACGGCGCGCAGCGGTACGGCGCGTAATCGTGTTCGATCGCTACGAAGACTATCTCGACTGGAAGCGCGTCGAGGGCGCACTGGGATGA
- a CDS encoding DUF2442 domain-containing protein → MSTATKRSSDAAVQSVEVTDELITARLADGRRISVPLAWSWRLSDATPEQRRKYEILDEGHGIRWPEIDEDISVRGMLEGTPAHRPSGSAS, encoded by the coding sequence GTGAGCACTGCGACAAAGCGAAGTAGCGACGCGGCTGTTCAATCCGTCGAAGTGACTGATGAGCTGATCACCGCCCGGCTTGCGGACGGCCGCAGGATCAGTGTGCCGCTCGCCTGGTCCTGGCGCCTGTCCGACGCGACCCCGGAGCAGCGTCGCAAGTACGAGATTCTCGACGAAGGCCACGGAATACGCTGGCCGGAGATCGACGAGGACATCAGCGTCCGAGGGATGCTCGAAGGAACGCCGGCCCACCGTCCATCTGGAAGTGCGTCATGA
- a CDS encoding type II toxin-antitoxin system HicB family antitoxin, translated as MPEHRYEVILYWSEPDQAIIAEVPELAGCAADRPTYEAALQAGGVAIRAWIDSARELGRPIPKPKGRLLFA; from the coding sequence ATGCCTGAGCACCGGTACGAAGTGATTCTCTACTGGTCGGAGCCGGATCAGGCGATCATCGCCGAGGTACCGGAACTCGCCGGGTGCGCCGCTGACAGGCCGACTTATGAAGCGGCCTTGCAGGCCGGCGGGGTGGCGATCCGCGCGTGGATTGATTCGGCGCGCGAGCTGGGCCGCCCCATCCCCAAGCCGAAGGGTCGACTCCTCTTCGCGTAA
- a CDS encoding DUF2283 domain-containing protein — protein MSATNGSYLEVTFRHGRALAAYLYLPRRARDRSARTRRVEPGLVIDMAADGRAIGIEITAPTRVTVTALNRVLRGLGAAPVTRADLAPLRAA, from the coding sequence ATGAGCGCCACGAACGGATCGTACCTCGAAGTCACATTCCGGCATGGCCGGGCCTTGGCGGCGTATCTCTACCTGCCCCGACGAGCTCGCGACCGGAGCGCCAGGACGCGCCGCGTCGAGCCGGGCCTGGTGATAGACATGGCGGCTGACGGTCGCGCGATCGGGATCGAAATCACGGCGCCAACTCGTGTGACGGTCACCGCGCTCAACCGTGTCTTGCGCGGACTCGGCGCCGCGCCCGTGACGCGCGCGGACCTCGCACCCCTCCGCGCAGCGTAG
- a CDS encoding DUF4062 domain-containing protein — MSATKVPRIRVFISSTMVDLAAERAALADSLERFDVFEVLRAETLPALEDSSQIVCLYEAEAADAMVLVIGDRYGYVPPDNNPEGLSVTHLEYRQARAAHRPVFVFVRSSDTREIATTGFVEEVGSFTRGAFWKEWETTATLVNEVERALINWLARCARSGLGPKMAAEMEETVRHVATALAPLWVSFAETEKHDGSAYAAWKQTCITTLESFARRQVLPIRIAAGDGFDPREDALFLVATPNDSGSVDCRIVPPPTADGALPGLPIVIDVPASNRAAIAIAHIVAMFGLFNADDVAHGLELSLALLEHPDLDKDARTELLIQMAFASVLEEGARASDIARAAIHQSLDDGPVTTAVTMALVQERARYGRNGARHAAEVSRSVAVELLIRALTAGRLAPDVLYNLARQFVDSPYARRFYDVLLAMHPEYEERWYVHRDIGLTFYHASDFAAAALAYERAATLKRDDAELFRWAGDALFYSGQWARSHPLFQRALSMDDTEMYFVVDKIRFVVERLRAGVAEEKYVGVRMQVNRWVTALHNRASQWGLMLPSWIYERALSAWSLTPSASTELALRSNSVGRYAAAVTYLRLELATVPENWSARLNLVANLIFLADGALTDEAKEHLRVAIFHGGPQTEQHFLSRLVNTSTAEEIAAMFHPILESARKAFEVRRERRSMVRKPEYFGTTLHVELSD, encoded by the coding sequence ATGAGCGCAACGAAAGTTCCACGCATTCGCGTTTTTATTAGCTCGACGATGGTCGACCTCGCCGCTGAACGAGCGGCTCTGGCTGATTCCCTCGAAAGATTTGACGTTTTCGAAGTATTGCGAGCTGAAACGCTTCCAGCGCTTGAAGATTCTAGTCAGATCGTTTGCCTCTACGAAGCGGAGGCGGCAGACGCGATGGTGCTCGTGATAGGAGATCGATATGGATACGTTCCGCCGGATAACAATCCAGAGGGGCTCAGCGTAACCCATCTGGAATACCGCCAAGCTCGTGCGGCGCACCGGCCGGTGTTCGTTTTCGTTCGGTCATCCGACACCCGAGAAATAGCTACGACCGGGTTTGTTGAAGAAGTTGGGTCGTTTACCCGAGGCGCTTTCTGGAAGGAATGGGAAACCACGGCGACTTTGGTAAACGAAGTAGAGCGAGCGCTGATCAACTGGTTGGCGCGATGTGCGCGTTCTGGTCTTGGACCTAAAATGGCCGCCGAGATGGAAGAAACTGTGCGGCACGTCGCTACAGCTCTCGCACCATTATGGGTGAGTTTCGCCGAAACGGAGAAACACGACGGTTCTGCATACGCGGCGTGGAAACAGACCTGCATAACTACCCTCGAGAGCTTTGCGCGTAGGCAAGTACTGCCGATCCGAATCGCAGCCGGTGACGGTTTTGATCCGCGAGAAGATGCACTCTTTTTGGTCGCAACGCCCAACGATTCGGGAAGTGTAGACTGTAGGATTGTGCCACCCCCAACGGCGGACGGCGCCCTCCCAGGCTTACCGATCGTGATTGACGTCCCAGCTAGCAACCGTGCCGCTATCGCGATTGCTCACATCGTGGCCATGTTCGGCCTATTCAACGCGGACGACGTGGCGCACGGCCTTGAACTTTCGTTGGCGCTTCTCGAGCACCCGGACTTGGATAAAGACGCCCGGACAGAACTGCTAATCCAGATGGCCTTTGCTTCAGTGCTCGAGGAAGGCGCAAGGGCAAGCGACATTGCCCGCGCTGCCATACACCAGTCTCTTGATGATGGCCCAGTCACAACCGCCGTAACCATGGCACTCGTTCAGGAGCGAGCGAGATACGGCCGCAACGGGGCACGCCATGCGGCCGAAGTGTCGCGCTCCGTAGCAGTTGAGCTACTGATACGAGCCCTTACAGCCGGTCGCCTCGCGCCCGATGTTTTGTATAACCTGGCCCGGCAGTTCGTCGACTCGCCTTATGCTCGCCGTTTTTACGACGTTCTCCTTGCAATGCACCCAGAGTATGAGGAGCGGTGGTATGTGCACCGAGATATCGGCCTAACTTTCTATCATGCCAGCGACTTTGCGGCGGCAGCTTTGGCATACGAACGAGCGGCTACCCTCAAACGCGACGACGCCGAATTGTTCCGCTGGGCAGGCGACGCGCTCTTCTACTCTGGGCAGTGGGCAAGATCGCACCCGCTATTCCAACGCGCCCTGTCCATGGACGACACCGAGATGTACTTCGTTGTGGACAAGATACGGTTCGTGGTGGAACGCCTCAGAGCTGGCGTAGCCGAGGAGAAGTACGTAGGCGTTCGGATGCAGGTTAACAGGTGGGTGACCGCGCTGCACAACAGAGCAAGTCAATGGGGACTCATGCTCCCGTCCTGGATTTACGAAAGGGCCCTAAGCGCCTGGTCTCTGACCCCCAGTGCCTCCACGGAGCTCGCCCTCCGTTCGAACAGCGTCGGTCGGTACGCTGCCGCGGTCACTTACCTTCGTCTTGAACTGGCAACAGTACCGGAAAACTGGAGCGCACGGCTCAACCTAGTAGCCAATCTTATTTTCCTAGCTGACGGAGCACTAACCGACGAAGCCAAGGAACACCTGCGAGTCGCCATCTTCCATGGTGGACCTCAAACGGAGCAGCATTTTCTCTCGCGTCTCGTTAATACCTCCACTGCCGAGGAAATAGCCGCGATGTTTCATCCCATTTTGGAGAGCGCCAGGAAGGCGTTCGAAGTCCGCCGCGAGCGCCGCAGTATGGTTAGAAAGCCAGAATATTTTGGAACGACGCTCCATGTTGAGTTGAGCGATTAG
- a CDS encoding toll/interleukin-1 receptor domain-containing protein, with translation MKKVFLSYTLADAAFAHQLAASLRPDTDVIDLTSTAGSGEQWSTLLRDGLSTAEAMVLLVSRRALESTWLNFEIGAAVGMGKRVVPVFLDDPKHIDWDRADFVLRGLRYVDVHGMSAAAAADAIRQAIAA, from the coding sequence GTGAAAAAAGTGTTTCTCTCCTACACTCTCGCGGACGCCGCGTTTGCGCATCAACTCGCAGCTTCCCTGCGACCAGACACAGATGTGATCGACCTGACATCTACCGCAGGCTCCGGGGAGCAGTGGTCGACGCTCCTCCGAGATGGTCTGTCTACCGCTGAGGCAATGGTTCTACTTGTTTCGCGCCGGGCACTGGAGAGTACGTGGCTAAACTTCGAGATCGGAGCTGCGGTGGGCATGGGGAAGCGCGTCGTGCCAGTGTTTCTCGATGACCCCAAGCATATCGACTGGGACCGTGCAGATTTCGTTCTGCGTGGTCTTCGATACGTCGACGTGCACGGAATGTCGGCTGCAGCGGCTGCGGATGCTATTCGCCAGGCAATCGCCGCCTAG
- a CDS encoding toll/interleukin-1 receptor domain-containing protein, which translates to MPYKVFISHGADDTWLAAQMGHCIEEAGCTTFLDVRDIAKGADFKAVVKGELSQSAELVALFTPWSAKRSWVWIELGAAWVQGQPVVAVFHGMWISDLRAGEQGAAILEDINAVRLNDFDAYLEQLKARGTAGGIA; encoded by the coding sequence GTGCCATATAAGGTGTTTATCTCTCACGGGGCTGACGATACTTGGCTCGCCGCGCAGATGGGCCATTGCATCGAGGAGGCCGGCTGCACGACTTTCCTGGACGTCCGCGACATCGCCAAGGGAGCCGATTTCAAAGCGGTCGTGAAAGGGGAGCTTTCGCAAAGTGCCGAGCTCGTCGCTCTCTTCACACCCTGGTCTGCTAAGCGGTCGTGGGTCTGGATTGAGCTTGGCGCTGCATGGGTTCAGGGACAGCCTGTGGTCGCGGTTTTCCACGGAATGTGGATCTCCGACCTCAGGGCCGGCGAGCAAGGTGCGGCGATTCTCGAGGACATCAATGCCGTCCGTCTCAACGATTTCGATGCCTACCTAGAGCAACTTAAGGCGCGCGGTACCGCCGGAGGAATCGCGTGA
- a CDS encoding tetratricopeptide repeat protein yields MAAADYSRICFVVMPFGKVEMGATLRRWYRPWRRPHVVDFDFIYENVFRPAIGATPLPEPGAGYLTPHRCDQEFVSGIITAEMYQLLEYSRFTLVDITGLSFNVAYELGHRHRAHASGTAIFRQPDTVIPFDIGQTRVFSYDSEPSDRADESRQLITRVLTESLRENRLDSPVQAALRQQQAAPAFVENGVRDAENAIRQRDWGLARVRLEDAIREVPDNAFLCLRLGLVFKEQGDWTAALQMFERAVTLAPTYAEAYRELGIAENKLQRASGPDQLPGEQSLMRALEHRPSDFDALASLGGILKRAERYDEALAAYTAASDASFGHAYPLINQIILQAHIAGVLKLSVQQLSALRRADRVSATQASARPPYNAPWSHFDLATARLLQGNYVGFGEAIENALEWCTAAWHPMTFRRTLELLPPELLRQKEVSAALASLDEYVSTLPQDR; encoded by the coding sequence GTGGCGGCTGCGGATTACTCTCGCATTTGCTTCGTGGTGATGCCCTTCGGTAAGGTCGAGATGGGGGCAACTCTGCGGCGCTGGTATCGGCCTTGGCGCCGGCCTCATGTGGTCGACTTCGACTTCATCTACGAGAATGTGTTTCGGCCTGCTATCGGCGCGACGCCGCTCCCGGAACCAGGCGCGGGCTACCTCACGCCGCACAGATGTGACCAAGAATTTGTGAGTGGCATTATCACGGCGGAGATGTATCAGCTACTCGAGTACTCCCGGTTTACGCTAGTCGACATCACCGGACTAAGCTTCAACGTGGCATATGAGCTCGGCCATCGTCATCGAGCGCATGCAAGCGGCACAGCGATATTCCGGCAACCTGACACCGTAATTCCATTCGATATCGGACAAACCCGTGTATTTTCGTACGATTCTGAGCCGAGTGATCGAGCAGATGAGTCACGCCAACTAATTACCCGAGTTCTCACAGAATCTCTTCGAGAGAATCGGCTCGACAGCCCGGTGCAAGCCGCGTTGCGCCAACAGCAGGCCGCACCTGCGTTCGTCGAGAACGGTGTGAGAGACGCCGAGAATGCAATCCGTCAGCGCGACTGGGGCCTGGCACGAGTGAGACTTGAAGATGCGATTCGAGAGGTTCCTGATAACGCTTTCTTGTGTCTACGGCTAGGATTGGTGTTCAAAGAACAGGGCGATTGGACCGCCGCTCTTCAGATGTTCGAACGCGCTGTAACACTGGCACCCACGTATGCGGAGGCTTACAGAGAACTCGGGATCGCGGAAAACAAGCTACAGCGCGCTTCCGGTCCTGATCAGCTTCCTGGCGAACAGTCGCTGATGAGAGCGTTGGAGCATCGCCCATCAGACTTCGATGCACTTGCCTCACTCGGCGGGATTCTGAAGCGGGCGGAACGCTATGACGAGGCACTAGCCGCCTACACGGCCGCAAGCGACGCATCGTTCGGCCATGCGTACCCACTCATCAACCAAATAATCCTGCAAGCGCACATCGCAGGAGTTCTCAAATTGAGCGTGCAACAACTCTCGGCGCTACGTCGGGCTGACCGAGTCTCGGCAACACAAGCCTCGGCTCGCCCGCCATACAACGCTCCGTGGAGTCATTTTGACCTTGCCACCGCGCGGCTCCTGCAAGGCAATTACGTTGGGTTCGGGGAAGCCATAGAGAACGCCTTGGAGTGGTGTACAGCCGCATGGCACCCGATGACCTTCAGGAGGACGCTTGAGCTTCTGCCGCCCGAGCTGCTCCGCCAGAAGGAGGTGTCCGCGGCGCTCGCCAGCCTGGACGAATACGTCAGTACACTACCTCAAGACCGCTAG
- a CDS encoding TIR domain-containing protein has protein sequence MNEVTEMAKQKVFVSYDHSDDAHYKRLLLAWNANPEFDFEFDSRGPDVAIDSTDASVVKQSLTRMMKTSTHLLVLVGEKSHKSKWMTWEIDRSKESDIKLRLAGVKLGKANVTPPGLLNVGTAWATSFERDRIVEALRAAKNTY, from the coding sequence GTGAACGAGGTGACTGAAATGGCAAAGCAAAAGGTATTCGTTAGCTACGACCACTCCGACGACGCTCACTACAAGCGGCTACTTCTGGCATGGAATGCGAACCCTGAGTTCGACTTCGAGTTCGACAGCCGCGGTCCGGATGTGGCTATCGACAGTACCGATGCCTCCGTCGTGAAGCAGTCGCTCACGCGCATGATGAAAACGTCGACACATTTGCTCGTACTTGTCGGAGAGAAGAGCCACAAAAGCAAGTGGATGACGTGGGAAATCGATCGATCTAAAGAGTCCGATATTAAGCTGAGACTGGCGGGCGTAAAGCTGGGAAAGGCGAACGTCACTCCGCCGGGTCTCCTCAATGTCGGCACCGCGTGGGCCACAAGCTTTGAAAGAGACCGCATCGTGGAAGCACTTCGCGCGGCGAAGAATACCTATTGA
- a CDS encoding Eco57I restriction-modification methylase domain-containing protein, whose amino-acid sequence MKGYALTPPAVVDLMVEKLFRNGPPSPGSTVLDPGCGTGVFLDGVVRWCASREVPLPRLIGVDSDPARVAFSRDRFAGIDQIEIHEADFLLTATNPCDYIIGNPPYVAITGLSPVERTEYRKRYATAQGRFDLYLLFFERALSLLNPRGRLVYITPEKFLYVRTAAPLRSLLHGNTIEELHFLDEATFGNLVTYPLVSTVVKERPRAETLVRLRDDTARRVRLPSDSSSWLPAVLGAEHDADTLTLGDICLRISCGVATGADSVFVVRNSELDEGLKEFAYPTIAGRHLEPDRPPVESHSMLVPYDRNGKLLPEHRLGELGGYLAEPARRAQLLARTCVERKPWYAFHETPPLGDLLRPKLLCKDIGVAPYFVPDEQGRIVPRHSVYYIVPADPSRITELAAYLNAPPAQQWLRDHCQRAAKDYLRMQSHILKRLPVPETFAPAIQDDLFEAGPAHKLTA is encoded by the coding sequence ATGAAAGGCTACGCCCTAACTCCACCCGCAGTCGTCGACCTGATGGTCGAGAAGCTTTTTCGAAATGGGCCGCCATCGCCCGGCTCCACCGTCCTCGATCCCGGCTGCGGTACAGGCGTCTTCCTCGATGGCGTCGTCCGCTGGTGCGCGAGCCGCGAAGTTCCGCTCCCCCGTCTCATTGGCGTGGACTCTGACCCCGCCCGCGTTGCGTTCTCCCGGGATCGGTTCGCCGGAATTGATCAGATCGAGATTCACGAGGCCGATTTTCTTCTGACGGCAACAAATCCTTGCGACTACATCATCGGCAACCCACCTTACGTTGCCATCACCGGACTCTCCCCGGTCGAGCGCACCGAATACCGGAAGCGCTACGCGACAGCACAGGGCCGGTTCGATCTTTACCTGCTCTTTTTCGAACGCGCCTTGAGTCTGCTGAACCCGCGCGGCCGGCTTGTCTATATCACGCCCGAAAAATTCCTCTACGTCCGGACCGCGGCGCCGCTCCGGAGCCTTCTCCACGGCAACACTATAGAAGAGCTGCACTTCCTGGACGAAGCTACGTTCGGCAACCTTGTCACGTATCCGCTGGTATCCACCGTCGTCAAGGAGCGGCCGCGCGCCGAAACGCTGGTTCGTCTTCGGGATGACACCGCCCGCAGGGTGCGGCTACCGTCCGATTCAAGCTCCTGGCTGCCTGCCGTACTCGGCGCGGAGCATGACGCCGACACCCTTACGCTCGGCGACATCTGTCTTCGCATCAGCTGCGGCGTCGCGACCGGAGCGGATTCCGTTTTCGTCGTGCGGAATTCCGAGCTGGACGAAGGGCTTAAGGAATTCGCGTATCCCACGATTGCCGGGCGACATCTCGAGCCAGATCGCCCGCCGGTCGAAAGTCATTCGATGCTCGTGCCATACGACCGAAACGGGAAGCTGCTCCCCGAGCATAGGCTCGGCGAGCTGGGAGGTTATCTGGCGGAGCCCGCCCGCCGCGCACAGTTGCTCGCGCGCACCTGTGTCGAACGAAAGCCATGGTATGCGTTCCATGAGACGCCCCCGCTCGGGGACTTGCTCCGTCCCAAACTGCTCTGCAAGGATATTGGAGTCGCCCCGTATTTCGTCCCCGACGAACAAGGGCGGATCGTGCCCCGCCACTCGGTCTACTACATCGTCCCGGCCGATCCGAGCCGGATCACGGAGCTCGCGGCCTATCTCAATGCGCCCCCGGCACAGCAATGGCTCCGCGATCACTGCCAGCGCGCAGCGAAAGACTACCTCCGGATGCAGTCGCACATCCTCAAGCGCCTGCCCGTTCCGGAGACATTCGCGCCCGCAATCCAGGACGATCTCTTCGAGGCTGGCCCCGCCCACAAGCTTACCGCGTGA